The window GAGCAGGCGCATGACCTCGCCGCGGCCGCCCCGCCTGGCCGAGCTCCTGGCGGGAGCCCTCATGCCCGCCGAGTACCGGGCGGAGCACCTCGGCGATCTGAGCGAGGGCTTCTCCAGGCTGTCTTCCGACCTGCGGGCGGCGCGGCGCTGGTATTGGCGCCAGGCCGTGCGCTCCATCCTTCCCGCCCTGCGCATGCGCATACGCGCGTGGCGATCCACCGACCGAACCGCGGTGAGCCCCATGCACACCTTCAAGCAGGACCTCGTCTACGGTCTGCGCGCGTTGGCGCGGAGTCGCACCTTCGCCGCGGTGGCCGTGTTGACGCTGGCGCTCGCCATCGGCGTGAACACGTCGATCTTCAGCCTGGTCAACGTGGTGGTGTTCGCCGATCTCCCGATGAACGGCCTGGACTCTGCCACGCTGGTCCGGACCCGCAATCCCAGCCTCGGCATCGATCAGGGCAGCGTCTCCGTTCCGGACTACCTTGATCTCGTCGAGCGCGCTCAAGGGTTCCAGTCGTTCTCGGCGATGACCGAGGACCAATGGGTCCTCACGGGCGCGGATGTACCGACCCGGGTGGTCGGGTATCGCATCACCGCCAACCTGCTCGACGTGTGGCAACTGCCGCCGGTACTGGGCCGGGGCTTCGCCGCGGGCGACGATCTGCCGGGCGCTGCCCCGACGGTGATGCTCTCGCACGCCTTCTGGCAGAGCCAGTTCGGCGGTGACCCGGCGGTCCTGGGCAGCACGATCCGCCTGGACGGCATCGAGCATACGGTCGTCGGCGTCATGGATCCGAAGATCGGGTTCGCGGAGCTGGGCTTCGCTCAGGTGTGGGCACCCCTGTCGCTCAGCCGCAGCGAGGCGGCCCGCGACGCCCGCAACCTCTTCGTCGTGGGCCGGCTGCGCGAAGGGGTGAGTCAGGTGCGGGGAACGGAGGAGGTCGCGTCGATCAGCCATGCGCTGGAGAGCCAGTATCCGGAAAGCAACGTCGGTTGGGCGCTCTATTCAGCGCCCGTGCGCGAGGCGCTGCTGGGCGACGAGGGCCAGATCATCCTCCTCATGCTGATCCTCACGGTGGCTTTCGTGATGCTGATCGCATGCGCGAACCTGGCCAACATGCTCCTGGCCCGCTCGACCGTGCGCGCCCGCGAGTTCGCGGTGCGAACCGCGTTGGGCGCTCCCCGCGGTCGCATCATCCGCCAACTCCTGACGGAGAGCCTGGTGCTGTCGATCGCAGCATCCCTCGTCGGTGTGCTCTTCGCCCTCGGGCTCAACCGGGCGCTGGTGAGCATCTCCCGTGGGCAGGAGGCCCTCTTCATGATGGCGAAGCTGGACGGGCGCGTGCTCAGCTTCATCGTCGGGATCGCACTGGTGGCGCCCGTCCTGTTCGGATTGCTACCAGCGGTGAAGGCGGCCGCGCCGGACGTGAGCACCCGCCTGCGCGACGGACGGAGCGGAGGGGAGGGCCGGTCCGGCAAACGCGCCCGCAACGTGCTGGTCTCCGCTCAGGTGGCGCTGGCGCTGTCCTTGATGGTGGTGGCCGGTCTGCTGGCGCGGACCGTCTACAACTCGGAGACCCGGACCCAGGGATTCGTGCGCGACGGAGTGCTGGCCGCCGAGTTGGATCTGCCCGAGAACGAGTATCAAACGGACGACGCTCGCCGGGAGTTCTATCGTCGTGCGCTGGAGAACATCGGAGCCCTCCCCTCCATCTCGGAAGTCGCTCTCATCAGTGCCATCCCGGGGGCGGAGTTCGGAGCGCTTCGCGGCATGGAGATCGAGGGCCGCGAGATCGCACCCGACCAACCGCGGCCTTCCGTGCTTCAGGTGACGACTTCGCCCGGTGCATTCGCCTTGCTGCAGGTACCCCTTCGGTCCGGGCGCGACTTCGACACGCGGGATCAGCCCGACACACCGCCCGTGGCGATCCTGGCCGCCGAGGTCGCTCGCCGCTACTGGCCGGAGTCCGATCCGGTGGGTCAGCGGATCCGCTTCGGCATGGACGCTTCGGCACCGTGGATCACCGTCATCGGGATCGTGGAAGACGTCCTCTCCACCAGCCCGGAGGAAGAGTTCGCCGAGCACGTGTACCTGCCCTACGCGCAGAACGCGCGCACCGGTATGCGGGTGCTCGCCCGCGCTCCTAGAGACCCGACGGTGCTCAGCGATGCCGTACGCTCTGCGATCTGGAACGTGGATCCCAACCAACCGATCGACCAGGTCCGCACGGTGACCCAGGCCCAGTACGCCAACTCGGCGAGCTCCTACGCGCTCATCTCCCTTTTCGTCTCCTTCGCTGTGTTCGCGCTGCTGATGGCGGCTCTGGGCATCTATGGTGTGATGTCGTACATGGTGTCGCAGCGGCGGGCCGAGATCGGGTTGCGTATGGCGCTAGGCGCCGAGGTCGGCGCCGTGCACCGGATGATCCTGGCCCAGGGCGGCCGCTTGTTGGCGGGCGGGCTGATCGTGGGTCTCCTTCTCTCGCTGGGGCTCAGCCGCATGCTCCGCAGCGTGGTCTACGGCATCAGCGCTACGGACCCGGCCACGTTCATCGGCGTGGCCGGCGTGCTCACGGGAGTCGCGCTGCTCGCCAACTACGTGCCGGCGAGGCGGGCGACCCGCTCGGATCCGGTCACGGCGCTCCGGGCGGAGTGAGGGCGGCGATGGTCGCGGAACCGGCGCCGCAGCCGCGGCCTCCGCGGTCAGGCCTACCTGGCCCGCATCCGGTTGTTGCGGGCGCCGTGCTCTACCTCGGCCAACCCAAGCTCTTCCATGAGCGGCGGAACGTACATCGCGAAGCGGCCGCGAAAGCCCTTCTTCAGCCCATACCACCCGCCGACCGGGTTGGAGGCAGCGCGGGCCCAATGCTCGACGGTGCCCGGCTTGGCCTCCTGCTTCTCGTCCTTGCTTCCCAACTCCATCCAGTCGCCGTGCTCCCTGAGCATGGCGTGGAGGTCGGCCAGGCAGCGAAAGTCGTACTGCAGGATGGTCTTCCCCACCGTGCAAACCAGGATCGTGCGACCGTCCCTCTCGTCCACATGCATCGTGTACTCGGACGTACCAGGCGGGGTCTTGAGCAGCCACGGATCGGACGCTGGTCGAGTGGGCAGCTTCATGGCGTGCCGCTCTCCGGTAGGATGGTGGTCTCTGCGGCGCCCTTCAAATCGGCGCTGAAACGCTCGAAGCTCTCGTCGAACGAAGGGATGAACCGCCCGTAGAGTGGGAAGAGTGCCCCGCCGATCCGCTCGGTCATCGTGAATCGCACGTTGTTCGGACCCTGCGGGGTCAACGTGAAGACCCGCTTCCCCTGTCCGTCGCCCCAGACGAGGCGCTTGGGCGGAAGAGCCTCGAGCACTGTGAGCCTGAAGGACCGCTTCTCATCCAGGGCCGAACGCAGGACGATCCTCCGGCCAAGCGCGATCTCGCCATCGATGGAGCGCACGGTCGCCGTCCACGCGGGATAGTCGGCGGCGTTCGTCAGGATTCGCCAAACCGTA is drawn from Gemmatimonadota bacterium and contains these coding sequences:
- a CDS encoding ADOP family duplicated permease, coding for MTSPRPPRLAELLAGALMPAEYRAEHLGDLSEGFSRLSSDLRAARRWYWRQAVRSILPALRMRIRAWRSTDRTAVSPMHTFKQDLVYGLRALARSRTFAAVAVLTLALAIGVNTSIFSLVNVVVFADLPMNGLDSATLVRTRNPSLGIDQGSVSVPDYLDLVERAQGFQSFSAMTEDQWVLTGADVPTRVVGYRITANLLDVWQLPPVLGRGFAAGDDLPGAAPTVMLSHAFWQSQFGGDPAVLGSTIRLDGIEHTVVGVMDPKIGFAELGFAQVWAPLSLSRSEAARDARNLFVVGRLREGVSQVRGTEEVASISHALESQYPESNVGWALYSAPVREALLGDEGQIILLMLILTVAFVMLIACANLANMLLARSTVRAREFAVRTALGAPRGRIIRQLLTESLVLSIAASLVGVLFALGLNRALVSISRGQEALFMMAKLDGRVLSFIVGIALVAPVLFGLLPAVKAAAPDVSTRLRDGRSGGEGRSGKRARNVLVSAQVALALSLMVVAGLLARTVYNSETRTQGFVRDGVLAAELDLPENEYQTDDARREFYRRALENIGALPSISEVALISAIPGAEFGALRGMEIEGREIAPDQPRPSVLQVTTSPGAFALLQVPLRSGRDFDTRDQPDTPPVAILAAEVARRYWPESDPVGQRIRFGMDASAPWITVIGIVEDVLSTSPEEEFAEHVYLPYAQNARTGMRVLARAPRDPTVLSDAVRSAIWNVDPNQPIDQVRTVTQAQYANSASSYALISLFVSFAVFALLMAALGIYGVMSYMVSQRRAEIGLRMALGAEVGAVHRMILAQGGRLLAGGLIVGLLLSLGLSRMLRSVVYGISATDPATFIGVAGVLTGVALLANYVPARRATRSDPVTALRAE
- a CDS encoding SRPBCC domain-containing protein, producing the protein MTSDDEGKARTVKKSFSRETSVAISIGASADTVWRILTNAADYPAWTATVRSIDGEIALGRRIVLRSALDEKRSFRLTVLEALPPKRLVWGDGQGKRVFTLTPQGPNNVRFTMTERIGGALFPLYGRFIPSFDESFERFSADLKGAAETTILPESGTP